The Paenibacillus sophorae genome has a segment encoding these proteins:
- a CDS encoding ABC transporter substrate-binding protein yields MKKRFAFVLLISVLLIISAGCGNDNSGASGKPDSDGLFPIRVATPTVFNEITIADELGYFKEEGIKIEYTGVLGKGITEYQLIAQGINDAFIGGHPPNVAQARLAGLKMLAVAPGMVDNKDFPHVRYLVQDSSPIHSLNDIVGKKVAISNVAPCTDGYLKYYLSQQHLSEDVNWTTLPSPGQQEQSLEQGLVDVTTSHPPFAGLALKQKGIRQIATSWDILHSPGAGLSVRGFSEDFIKKNPDVVKGFTRALAKVRPWVNSHQEEAKQIVAKQLKLKPEDLSVFWYDEDKDINQDYIKQWFDISEQIGLWKKGDIQPADIFTNEYAPQ; encoded by the coding sequence GTGAAAAAACGTTTTGCTTTTGTATTGCTCATTTCTGTACTGCTTATTATCTCCGCAGGCTGCGGGAACGACAACTCTGGCGCAAGCGGCAAACCAGATAGCGACGGCCTTTTTCCGATTCGGGTAGCGACCCCGACTGTTTTCAATGAAATCACCATCGCCGATGAACTCGGTTATTTCAAGGAAGAAGGCATCAAGATCGAATATACAGGAGTCCTTGGTAAAGGAATAACGGAATATCAGCTTATCGCCCAGGGTATAAATGACGCATTTATCGGCGGACATCCGCCCAATGTAGCCCAGGCCCGTCTGGCCGGACTAAAGATGTTGGCTGTGGCTCCGGGAATGGTGGACAACAAGGATTTCCCCCACGTCAGATACCTGGTTCAAGACAGCAGCCCGATCCACTCGCTGAACGACATCGTTGGCAAGAAAGTTGCCATTTCGAACGTAGCGCCCTGCACGGACGGTTACTTGAAGTACTATTTGAGCCAGCAGCATTTGTCTGAGGATGTAAACTGGACAACTCTGCCGTCGCCCGGGCAGCAGGAGCAATCCCTGGAACAAGGGCTGGTTGATGTAACGACCTCGCATCCTCCCTTTGCCGGTCTAGCACTCAAGCAGAAAGGAATCCGCCAGATCGCGACAAGCTGGGACATTTTGCATTCTCCCGGGGCCGGACTTTCCGTTCGCGGGTTCAGCGAAGATTTTATTAAGAAGAATCCCGATGTGGTAAAAGGCTTTACAAGAGCGCTCGCCAAAGTGCGGCCATGGGTAAACTCGCATCAGGAAGAAGCGAAGCAGATCGTCGCCAAGCAGTTGAAGCTGAAGCCGGAAGACCTGAGCGTGTTCTGGTACGATGAAGACAAGGATATTAACCAGGACTATATCAAACAGTGGTTCGATATTTCCGAACAAATCGGCTTGTGGAAGAAGGGCGATATTCAGCCTGCCGACATTTTTACTAATGAGTATGCGCCCCAGTAG
- a CDS encoding ABC transporter permease, which produces MVKVLRSIWNSIYKLLSIILFLALWEIIARLHLVNTVFFPPFSKVVVALWQLTVSGELVENLLISLRRSLTGFILGLAFSIPLGLLIGWYRGFERFIDPLFQTFRNLSVLALLPIFILFFGIGETSRVAVIFWAVLWAVLLNTIAGVKSADLSLIKAARSMGISKLSLFTKVILPGALPSIFTGIRLSATTSVLVLIAAEMLGANTGLGYALYFFQANVKPPETFAIVIVLALLGLAINYSLAALEKRTFKYREELPNTGKTF; this is translated from the coding sequence GTGGTCAAAGTATTAAGATCAATCTGGAATTCGATATATAAGCTGCTGTCGATCATTCTGTTTTTGGCGCTTTGGGAAATTATCGCACGGCTGCACTTGGTCAACACCGTATTTTTCCCTCCATTCTCCAAAGTCGTCGTTGCGCTATGGCAGCTTACCGTATCCGGAGAGCTTGTGGAGAACTTGCTTATCAGTCTGCGCAGATCGCTGACCGGGTTTATTCTGGGGCTTGCATTCTCGATTCCGCTTGGACTTCTCATCGGCTGGTACAGAGGATTCGAACGATTCATCGACCCTCTGTTCCAAACTTTCCGCAACCTTTCCGTGTTAGCGCTGCTGCCGATATTTATTCTCTTTTTCGGCATTGGCGAGACTTCCAGAGTAGCCGTCATCTTCTGGGCGGTTTTATGGGCCGTCCTGCTTAACACTATAGCGGGAGTGAAATCGGCTGACCTTAGTCTGATTAAAGCGGCACGATCGATGGGGATCTCCAAATTGTCATTGTTCACCAAGGTAATTTTGCCGGGAGCGCTACCCTCCATTTTTACAGGGATCAGGTTAAGTGCCACCACCTCGGTTTTAGTGCTAATAGCCGCCGAAATGCTGGGAGCTAATACAGGACTTGGCTATGCGCTCTATTTCTTCCAGGCCAATGTCAAACCTCCGGAAACGTTCGCCATCGTTATTGTGTTGGCTCTGCTCGGACTTGCTATTAATTATTCATTGGCGGCGCTGGAAAAAAGAACGTTCAAATACCGGGAGGAGCTGCCTAATACCGGCAAAACGTTCTGA
- a CDS encoding bifunctional 2-keto-4-hydroxyglutarate aldolase/2-keto-3-deoxy-6-phosphogluconate aldolase, with protein sequence MKKLRIVNQIHEGGVVAVLRGNSPEEVVEMAKQSIAGGIKIIEVTLTVPFALRAIEKLAAEYSSSAPADSDKYAVIGAGTVLDPETARAAILSGSEFVVGPSLNPETVKLCNRYRVPIMPGVMTAMEIQEALDLGVDVVKLFPGNLYSPAMIKAFKGPLPQANVMPTGGVNLENLKDWIKAGAFAVGIGSDLTTDALREKDYSLVAKKSAQYIEAFKAAIR encoded by the coding sequence ATGAAGAAGCTGCGTATTGTTAATCAGATACATGAGGGAGGCGTTGTCGCGGTTCTCCGCGGGAACTCCCCTGAAGAAGTAGTGGAAATGGCGAAGCAATCGATCGCCGGTGGCATCAAGATTATCGAAGTTACGCTAACCGTGCCGTTTGCTCTGAGAGCCATCGAGAAGCTGGCAGCCGAATACTCTTCGAGCGCGCCTGCCGACTCCGATAAATATGCCGTTATCGGCGCAGGAACCGTGCTCGACCCTGAGACTGCACGCGCCGCCATCCTAAGCGGCTCGGAATTTGTAGTTGGGCCTTCTCTGAATCCGGAGACGGTCAAGCTGTGCAATCGGTACCGCGTGCCGATCATGCCAGGTGTTATGACGGCGATGGAAATTCAGGAAGCTCTCGACCTGGGCGTTGATGTTGTGAAGCTGTTCCCTGGAAATCTGTATTCCCCGGCCATGATCAAGGCCTTTAAAGGTCCTCTGCCGCAGGCGAATGTGATGCCGACCGGCGGCGTCAATCTGGAAAACCTTAAAGATTGGATCAAAGCCGGAGCATTTGCTGTCGGCATCGGCTCCGACTTGACCACAGATGCCCTGCGCGAGAAGGATTACAGTCTCGTTGCCAAGAAATCGGCTCAGTACATTGAGGCGTTCAAAGCAGCGATTAGATAA
- a CDS encoding phosphoglycerate dehydrogenase — MPKVVALPRSFSRSEEAKELLLKAGFEVIWNTEGRPLKEAELIEVIKGADALITGIDEVTAKVLEAGAPTLKVVAKYGVGYDNIDVEAANRLGIPVTITPGAPTRSVAELALTLMLSVARHIPQMNAGVREGGWGRTTGSELGDKVLGVVGLGAIGAEVVKRAVAFDMKVIAYDAFVRQDMIDKYGVEYVTLPELYAQSDFITLHAPAIPETVGMINKESLAQMKKTAILINTARGDLVVEQDLYEALSSGQIAGAGLDTFVQEPPATLDIVGLPNVVTSPHVGSNTVEAGYRMAKMAAEEAIRAVNGEAPKFPVKVPVNK; from the coding sequence ATGCCAAAAGTAGTTGCACTGCCGCGTTCTTTCTCCCGTTCGGAGGAAGCGAAGGAATTGCTGCTTAAGGCCGGATTCGAGGTTATCTGGAATACGGAAGGCCGTCCGCTGAAAGAAGCGGAACTCATCGAAGTAATCAAGGGTGCGGACGCGCTGATTACCGGGATCGACGAGGTGACGGCGAAGGTGCTGGAAGCGGGCGCTCCGACCTTGAAGGTTGTTGCGAAATACGGCGTCGGCTACGATAATATTGATGTGGAAGCCGCGAACCGTCTGGGCATTCCGGTGACGATTACGCCAGGCGCTCCTACCCGTTCGGTAGCGGAGCTTGCGCTCACCCTGATGCTGAGCGTCGCCCGCCATATCCCGCAAATGAATGCTGGAGTAAGGGAAGGAGGCTGGGGCCGCACTACCGGCTCGGAGCTGGGAGACAAAGTGCTGGGCGTTGTCGGTCTTGGCGCCATCGGAGCCGAGGTTGTGAAGCGTGCGGTTGCATTTGATATGAAGGTCATTGCGTATGACGCCTTTGTCCGTCAAGATATGATCGACAAGTATGGCGTGGAGTACGTTACCCTTCCGGAGCTGTACGCACAGTCCGATTTCATCACTCTTCATGCTCCCGCGATTCCTGAAACGGTTGGCATGATCAACAAGGAATCTCTGGCTCAAATGAAGAAGACAGCGATTCTGATCAATACGGCTCGGGGCGATCTGGTCGTTGAGCAGGATTTGTACGAGGCTTTGTCCTCGGGACAAATCGCGGGCGCGGGTCTGGATACCTTCGTTCAGGAGCCGCCGGCAACGCTGGACATCGTTGGACTGCCTAATGTGGTGACTTCCCCGCATGTTGGCTCCAACACAGTAGAGGCGGGTTACCGCATGGCCAAGATGGCTGCGGAAGAAGCGATCCGTGCGGTGAACGGAGAAGCGCCTAAATTCCCGGTTAAGGTCCCGGTTAACAAGTAA
- the ilvD gene encoding dihydroxy-acid dehydratase, translated as MSNRISTISPFTRAILKAHLCSCGVDYSKMDKPVIAVANSWNEIVPGHVHLRQLADRVKAGIEAAGGLALEFNTIAVCDGIAQGHEGMKYSLPSREIVADSVETMVKAHGIFDGMVVLSSCDKIVPGMLMASARLNLPGLVVLGGVMPNHIKPKESKAARRAFLDGKLDEKGLVEVTNQYYPGPGACPFLGTANTMQGLSEALGMAMPNTSWMQALSDEQLDAAEAAGRQAVELVKKGITPSQIMTPEAFENAISVLLAMGGSLNACLHLPAIAHELGIDLPMTLFDDISRRVPFLAGVTPNNQEYTTNDLQRAGGMKALMKELGGLLHTGALTVTGDTVENNIADAAVLDRDVIRTLEEPLDKEGGVAVLVGNLAVDGALIKQSAVAPELRSFTGPAKVFNSEEAFSEAYEEGLIQEGDAVVIRYEGPKGGPGMRELHRCTEILGKFKRAALVTDGRFSGATSGLSIGYASPEAAEGGTIALVQDGDMIEIDIATRKLQLHVSEEELAKRAERLEEFKIEASKLLRLYAQHASSASKGGVRVVSEGNTAAPAVKEEVTVCQK; from the coding sequence ATGAGTAACCGAATTTCTACGATTTCGCCGTTTACCAGAGCGATCTTGAAGGCCCATCTGTGTTCCTGCGGAGTAGACTACTCCAAAATGGATAAGCCCGTTATCGCCGTAGCCAACTCCTGGAACGAAATCGTGCCGGGACATGTGCATTTGCGCCAACTGGCTGACCGTGTGAAGGCAGGCATCGAGGCTGCTGGCGGTCTGGCGCTCGAATTCAACACCATCGCCGTTTGCGACGGAATCGCCCAAGGGCATGAAGGCATGAAATATTCGCTGCCGAGCCGCGAAATCGTAGCTGACAGCGTGGAAACGATGGTTAAGGCGCATGGTATTTTTGACGGCATGGTCGTTCTGAGTTCTTGCGATAAAATCGTTCCGGGTATGCTGATGGCGTCCGCGCGCCTGAACCTGCCAGGTCTGGTTGTACTGGGCGGAGTTATGCCGAACCACATCAAGCCGAAGGAATCCAAAGCGGCAAGACGCGCATTCCTCGACGGAAAGCTGGATGAAAAAGGCCTGGTTGAAGTGACTAACCAATACTACCCGGGTCCTGGAGCGTGCCCGTTCCTCGGAACGGCCAACACGATGCAGGGATTGTCCGAGGCGCTCGGCATGGCAATGCCGAATACGTCCTGGATGCAGGCATTGTCGGACGAGCAATTGGACGCCGCAGAAGCTGCTGGACGTCAAGCTGTTGAACTGGTTAAGAAAGGCATTACGCCGAGCCAAATCATGACCCCGGAAGCGTTCGAGAATGCCATTTCCGTGCTGCTGGCCATGGGCGGATCGCTGAATGCGTGCCTGCATCTGCCGGCGATTGCGCATGAACTCGGCATCGACCTGCCGATGACCCTGTTCGACGATATCAGCCGCCGCGTGCCGTTCCTGGCGGGAGTAACGCCGAATAACCAAGAATATACCACGAACGATCTGCAGCGTGCCGGCGGTATGAAGGCTTTAATGAAGGAACTCGGCGGATTGCTGCACACCGGAGCTCTGACCGTAACAGGCGATACCGTGGAGAACAACATTGCGGACGCTGCTGTACTTGACCGCGATGTCATCCGCACGCTGGAAGAGCCGCTCGACAAAGAAGGCGGCGTGGCTGTTCTGGTAGGCAACCTGGCTGTTGATGGCGCGCTGATCAAGCAGTCGGCGGTAGCTCCTGAGCTGAGAAGCTTCACGGGACCGGCGAAGGTGTTCAACTCCGAAGAAGCTTTCTCGGAAGCTTATGAAGAGGGCCTGATTCAGGAAGGTGACGCAGTCGTGATCCGCTATGAAGGACCGAAAGGCGGACCGGGCATGCGCGAGCTGCACCGCTGTACGGAGATCCTTGGCAAGTTCAAGCGCGCCGCGCTGGTAACGGACGGCCGTTTCTCGGGCGCAACATCGGGCTTGTCGATCGGATATGCGAGTCCTGAAGCCGCCGAAGGCGGAACGATTGCGCTGGTGCAGGACGGTGATATGATTGAGATCGACATCGCAACCCGCAAGCTGCAGCTGCATGTCTCGGAAGAAGAGCTGGCGAAGCGCGCGGAGCGTCTGGAAGAGTTCAAGATTGAAGCGAGCAAGCTGCTTCGTCTGTACGCGCAGCATGCTTCCTCGGCATCCAAGGGCGGCGTGCGCGTAGTATCCGAAGGCAATACTGCAGCGCCAGCCGTGAAAGAGGAGGTAACCGTATGCCAAAAGTAG
- a CDS encoding MFS transporter translates to MDNKKLAPSRWLKLIPVIFFTYSLAYLDRANYSFGSASGMADDLHITPSASSLLGALFFLGYFFFQIPGATYAAKRSAKKLVFVCLILWGSCAAATGLVNDIRVLYAIRFTLGVVESAVMPAMLIFLSNWFTKSERSRANTFLILGNPVTVLWMSIVSGYLVHGLGWRHMFVVEGLPSVIWAFFWWRLVKDKPSEAKWLSDNEKKDLEQALLEEQKGMKEVKNYREAFKNPKVIMLSIQYFFWSIGVYGFVMWLPSILKESSGMGIVNAGWLSAGPYLAAIIGMLGVSYYADRTMNRKGAVWVCLLIGAIAFYGSYLIGASNFWLSYSLLVIAGGAMYAPYGPFFAIIPELLPKNVSGGAMALINSFGALGSFVGSYIVGYLNGSTGSPDASFMFMALALVVSVVMTIVVKTPKGNAPDGEKLAA, encoded by the coding sequence ATGGATAACAAAAAGCTGGCGCCCAGCCGGTGGCTGAAACTGATTCCTGTTATATTTTTTACTTATAGCTTGGCCTACCTGGACCGCGCAAACTACAGTTTCGGTTCGGCATCCGGTATGGCGGATGATCTTCATATTACACCGTCGGCTTCTTCGCTGCTGGGTGCGCTGTTCTTCCTGGGATACTTCTTCTTTCAGATTCCCGGCGCGACTTACGCCGCCAAGAGAAGTGCCAAGAAACTCGTATTCGTTTGTCTAATCTTGTGGGGATCCTGTGCTGCAGCGACCGGTCTCGTAAATGATATCCGAGTTCTCTATGCCATCCGGTTCACACTTGGGGTGGTAGAAAGCGCTGTAATGCCGGCAATGCTGATCTTCCTGAGCAACTGGTTCACCAAAAGCGAACGTTCCCGTGCGAATACGTTCCTGATCCTCGGAAATCCTGTTACGGTTCTTTGGATGTCCATTGTCTCCGGATATCTGGTACATGGCCTTGGATGGCGGCATATGTTTGTCGTTGAGGGTTTGCCTTCCGTAATTTGGGCATTCTTCTGGTGGAGACTGGTTAAGGACAAACCTAGCGAAGCCAAGTGGTTGTCCGACAACGAAAAGAAAGATCTTGAACAAGCGCTTCTTGAAGAACAAAAGGGTATGAAAGAAGTCAAGAACTACCGTGAAGCGTTCAAGAACCCTAAGGTTATTATGCTGTCCATCCAATATTTCTTCTGGAGTATCGGTGTTTACGGTTTTGTTATGTGGCTTCCGTCCATTCTTAAAGAGTCTTCAGGCATGGGAATTGTCAATGCAGGCTGGTTGTCCGCAGGCCCGTACCTGGCAGCCATCATCGGTATGCTTGGCGTCTCTTACTACGCTGACCGCACCATGAACCGCAAAGGTGCCGTTTGGGTTTGTCTGCTGATTGGCGCGATCGCTTTCTATGGTTCCTATTTGATCGGGGCCTCGAACTTCTGGCTTTCCTACTCGCTGCTGGTTATCGCCGGCGGAGCGATGTACGCACCTTATGGACCTTTCTTCGCTATCATTCCTGAGCTTCTGCCAAAGAACGTTTCGGGCGGTGCGATGGCGCTGATCAACAGCTTTGGAGCACTTGGTTCTTTCGTTGGCTCTTACATTGTAGGTTACCTGAATGGCTCGACCGGTTCGCCTGACGCTTCCTTTATGTTCATGGCGCTGGCGCTTGTCGTATCCGTTGTAATGACCATTGTTGTTAAAACACCTAAGGGAAACGCCCCTGACGGTGAAAAATTGGCCGCTTAA
- a CDS encoding sugar kinase gives MKACDVVTFGEAMAMFIADRPGELHQIERFTKALAGAETNVSTGLARLGFGMRWISKVGNDAFGKFIIDALRKENVDVDAVFTDERYPTGFQMKSKVVDGDPQVQYFRKGSAASTICPADVDMNYFTTAKHLHLTGIPAAISESARELSFEAIKAMRVAGRSISFDVNLRPKLWSSQAEMIENVNALAVQADWVLPGVGEGKLLTGYSDHRDIAAYYLDRGVKLVAVKLGPEGAYYRTASEEGVVEGFKVQAVDTVGAGDGFAVGVISGLLDGLSVKEAVRRGNAIGALAVTAEGDAEGLPTREQLEAFMNASVITQ, from the coding sequence ATGAAAGCATGCGATGTTGTAACATTCGGAGAAGCCATGGCTATGTTCATCGCCGATCGTCCGGGCGAGCTGCATCAAATCGAACGATTCACGAAGGCTCTTGCCGGAGCGGAAACAAACGTCTCCACAGGTCTGGCACGGCTCGGCTTTGGCATGCGGTGGATCAGTAAGGTCGGAAACGACGCGTTTGGAAAATTCATTATTGATGCTCTTCGCAAAGAGAATGTCGATGTGGATGCCGTATTTACCGATGAACGTTATCCGACGGGATTTCAAATGAAATCCAAGGTCGTGGATGGCGATCCGCAAGTTCAGTATTTCCGTAAAGGCTCTGCCGCCAGCACAATCTGCCCGGCAGATGTCGATATGAATTACTTTACCACTGCAAAGCATCTCCATCTGACAGGGATTCCTGCAGCAATCTCGGAATCGGCCCGCGAGCTGTCTTTTGAAGCGATTAAAGCGATGAGAGTGGCGGGACGGAGTATTTCATTCGATGTTAATCTGCGGCCGAAGCTGTGGAGCAGCCAGGCTGAAATGATCGAGAACGTCAATGCACTGGCGGTACAGGCGGATTGGGTGCTTCCGGGCGTGGGAGAAGGCAAGCTGCTCACCGGCTATTCCGATCACAGAGATATTGCGGCCTACTATCTTGACCGCGGTGTGAAGCTTGTAGCGGTTAAGCTTGGACCAGAAGGTGCATACTACCGCACTGCGTCCGAAGAAGGCGTTGTCGAAGGCTTCAAAGTGCAGGCGGTCGATACGGTTGGAGCCGGTGACGGCTTTGCGGTTGGCGTAATCAGCGGCTTGCTGGACGGCCTATCGGTAAAAGAAGCGGTACGTCGCGGAAACGCGATCGGAGCCCTTGCCGTAACGGCAGAGGGTGATGCGGAAGGACTGCCTACCCGTGAGCAGCTGGAAGCCTTTATGAATGCATCCGTTATAACTCAATAA
- a CDS encoding LacI family DNA-binding transcriptional regulator, which produces MDSINQPSKPPQKATIADVAKAAGVSKTTISRYLSGDYKSISEATLQRIKQSVKELRYRPSRLARGLRQDRSYSIGMIFADISNPFSTSVLKGAEDMCTKQGYSMIVCNTDNDPEKEKNYIAMLHAQRVDGLIIHPTGQNLENLRELSEDQIPIVLIDRSIPGLKVDTVGTDNDKAMTEATGYFLDQGFERIGFFSQPIQHVSSRIERARTFVQILAAAGHPSVDDIYEYEPRIQGQFDEQLDRFIAETQGQYRMIFAVNVVTQLKLINALQKRGLRIPEDVGFAGVDDSEWAPVVGSGLTTIAQPTYEIGNKAMELILERIAGDNGQPGHYALSANLITRGSTPSRNAKIL; this is translated from the coding sequence ATGGATTCTATAAATCAACCTTCCAAGCCTCCGCAAAAAGCGACGATCGCCGATGTGGCCAAGGCAGCGGGGGTTTCCAAAACGACGATATCCCGCTATTTGAGCGGAGATTATAAATCCATCTCCGAAGCCACCCTGCAAAGAATTAAGCAGAGTGTGAAAGAGCTTCGCTACCGGCCAAGCCGTCTGGCAAGAGGCCTGCGGCAGGACCGCAGCTACTCCATCGGAATGATTTTTGCCGACATTTCCAATCCCTTCTCCACCTCCGTTCTTAAGGGTGCCGAGGACATGTGCACGAAACAGGGGTACAGCATGATTGTGTGCAATACGGATAACGATCCCGAGAAGGAAAAAAATTATATCGCGATGTTGCATGCCCAGCGCGTTGACGGGCTGATCATCCACCCGACCGGACAGAACCTGGAGAATCTGCGGGAACTCTCGGAGGACCAAATTCCGATTGTATTGATCGACCGCAGCATCCCGGGACTTAAAGTCGATACGGTCGGAACCGATAATGACAAGGCCATGACCGAAGCGACGGGGTATTTTCTTGACCAGGGATTCGAGCGGATCGGATTCTTCTCGCAACCTATTCAGCATGTCAGCTCCCGGATTGAGCGGGCTCGAACCTTTGTCCAGATTCTGGCTGCGGCCGGACATCCCAGCGTCGACGATATTTACGAATATGAGCCCCGGATCCAGGGGCAGTTCGACGAACAACTGGACCGGTTTATTGCCGAGACGCAGGGTCAATACCGCATGATTTTTGCGGTCAACGTAGTGACCCAGCTGAAATTGATCAACGCTCTGCAGAAGCGGGGGCTTCGTATCCCCGAAGATGTCGGCTTTGCCGGTGTTGACGATTCCGAGTGGGCTCCCGTTGTGGGCTCCGGACTTACAACCATTGCGCAGCCAACTTATGAGATCGGCAATAAGGCGATGGAGCTCATTCTGGAGCGTATTGCCGGCGATAATGGGCAGCCGGGGCATTATGCCCTGTCTGCGAATTTGATCACAAGAGGCTCAACTCCTTCACGAAATGCTAAGATCCTGTGA
- a CDS encoding GNAT family N-acetyltransferase has translation MIDSGIIRLRRTEEDDLAFVIEAERDQQNSLYVGQWNQQEHRDALQDPDILHIIIENAAEEPAGYVIVTGLTDPNLSVCIKRIVVVKKGSGYGKETLRLLKEWLFRSTSVHRLWLDVKTHNARARHIYEGAGFTPEGTLRECVKVGDRFDSLHILSILRTEYEAGR, from the coding sequence TTGATTGACTCAGGAATAATACGTCTGCGGAGGACGGAAGAGGATGACTTGGCATTCGTGATTGAGGCCGAGCGCGATCAGCAAAACAGCCTCTATGTAGGCCAATGGAATCAGCAAGAACACCGAGACGCACTGCAGGACCCCGATATTTTGCACATCATTATCGAAAATGCGGCCGAGGAACCTGCGGGATACGTAATCGTAACGGGTCTCACCGACCCCAATCTGTCGGTATGCATCAAACGTATAGTTGTGGTGAAAAAAGGAAGCGGATACGGCAAAGAGACGCTCCGGCTGCTCAAGGAATGGCTGTTCCGCAGCACATCCGTACACCGCCTGTGGCTGGACGTCAAGACGCATAACGCCAGAGCGCGCCATATTTACGAGGGGGCCGGCTTCACACCGGAAGGCACCTTGCGCGAATGCGTAAAGGTCGGGGACAGGTTCGATTCGCTTCACATCCTATCGATTCTGCGGACGGAATACGAGGCGGGACGTTAA
- a CDS encoding transglutaminase family protein, whose product MNYEIVHTNTFTYETQVDQSLNTIRLKPLTDEVQRLLMYRAEITPASLTQEYTDLWGNLVETFFIPEKHNLLEVKTTSVVSIQRGSFIHEIQYSKRMQDIFHSRQFRQHYLSYLNETDYTFLYPEQLSEVKRGLGEMDNPVQYALRVMRYVYETFTYCGEVTSVDTRARQAFELKKGVCQDLAHVMIGILRACRIPSRYVSGYLYVGEDSALKGDAATHAWVEVIVPGIGWVGLDPTNNVEALDNHIRVGTGRDYADVSPLQGVYRGGSSTLEVGVSVTLLEQPGD is encoded by the coding sequence ATGAACTACGAAATTGTGCATACGAATACGTTCACATATGAAACGCAAGTCGATCAAAGCCTGAATACGATCCGGCTTAAACCGTTGACGGATGAAGTACAGCGGCTGCTGATGTACCGGGCGGAGATTACGCCGGCTTCCCTAACCCAAGAATATACCGATTTATGGGGCAATCTGGTGGAGACCTTTTTTATACCCGAGAAGCATAATCTGCTGGAAGTGAAGACCACGTCGGTCGTGAGCATTCAGCGGGGTTCCTTTATCCATGAAATTCAGTATTCGAAGCGGATGCAGGATATTTTTCATTCCCGGCAATTCCGGCAGCATTATCTGTCCTATCTGAACGAGACCGACTATACCTTCCTGTACCCGGAGCAGTTGTCGGAAGTGAAGCGCGGGCTGGGCGAGATGGATAATCCCGTTCAGTACGCTTTACGGGTCATGAGGTATGTATACGAAACGTTCACCTATTGCGGGGAGGTGACAAGTGTGGACACACGGGCCCGGCAGGCTTTTGAGCTGAAAAAAGGGGTGTGCCAGGATCTGGCCCATGTCATGATCGGCATTCTGCGCGCGTGCCGCATCCCGTCCCGGTATGTAAGCGGGTATTTATACGTCGGCGAAGATTCCGCCCTTAAAGGCGATGCCGCCACTCACGCCTGGGTCGAGGTGATAGTGCCGGGGATCGGCTGGGTCGGCCTTGACCCGACCAACAATGTGGAGGCGCTGGACAATCACATTCGTGTCGGAACAGGGCGCGATTATGCCGACGTCAGCCCGCTGCAGGGCGTGTACCGCGGGGGCAGCAGCACGCTTGAAGTCGGCGTGTCCGTGACACTTCTGGAGCAGCCAGGGGACTAA